The proteins below are encoded in one region of Chitinophagaceae bacterium:
- a CDS encoding RloB domain-containing protein produces MARKIKIPNHLQKRLVRVNTKRKINVRTKRKFYLIVCEGVQTEPNYFEAIKERLPKGVLTACHIEIEGAGRNTESLLDETIRLMGKWHEETGRPIDKAWVVFDRDSFEAQQFNTAITRCKQSKPEIGCAWSNEAFELWYLLHLIYFDTAIRRTEYQRMLEEQLSKKMGKAFVYTKNSKEMLDILSKYGNLDFAIENAERLEKLWEEREDYANQKPCTKVHHLINELRLLKKTFQKN; encoded by the coding sequence ATGGCAAGGAAAATAAAAATTCCTAACCATTTACAAAAGAGACTAGTTAGGGTAAACACTAAAAGAAAAATAAATGTAAGAACGAAAAGGAAGTTCTATTTAATAGTATGCGAAGGAGTGCAAACAGAACCTAATTATTTCGAAGCAATAAAAGAGCGTTTACCAAAAGGAGTTCTAACAGCATGCCATATCGAAATCGAAGGTGCTGGCAGAAATACAGAGTCACTTTTAGATGAAACCATCCGACTTATGGGGAAATGGCATGAAGAAACTGGTCGCCCAATAGACAAAGCTTGGGTCGTTTTTGACAGAGATAGTTTTGAAGCACAACAATTTAACACTGCTATTACCAGGTGTAAACAATCTAAGCCAGAAATAGGGTGTGCATGGAGCAATGAAGCTTTTGAATTATGGTATCTCCTTCATCTAATTTATTTTGACACTGCTATAAGAAGAACTGAATATCAGAGGATGTTAGAAGAACAACTATCTAAAAAAATGGGGAAAGCCTTTGTTTATACAAAAAATAGTAAAGAAATGTTAGACATTCTTTCTAAGTATGGCAATTTAGATTTTGCAATCGAAAATGCGGAAAGACTCGAGAAATTATGGGAAGAACGGGAAGACTATGCAAACCAAAAGCCTTGTACAAAAGTTCATCATTTGATAAATGAATTACGGCTCTTAAAAAAAACTTTCCAGAAAAACTAA
- a CDS encoding family 43 glycosylhydrolase has protein sequence MKYILFKRQVLTFFLAMLFSSLFAQNQNIIRPGEVWPDKDGNHIQAHGGGIIKIKNTYYWYGEERRQGLDSNFRYVSCYSSADLVNWKFTGDALKLSEHDSAGKHWVLERPKVYYNKKTKKYVMYFHLDGPGNGESGHSYKMARVAIAVSNKPEGPFKYVRSFRPLGKESRDIGQFIDDDGSAYLVFESRPTKGFYIAQLSEDYLDVEKEVAFIQAPLEGGAIVHYEGLYYAIGSALTGWNPNPNKFATAKSLSGPWSEFKDIAQPETKTYGSQSTMMIKVVGTKSTTVIFMADIWKPKTQWDSRYLWMPLEIGEGKLWLLKPKQWTLNIKTGEANIISVQ, from the coding sequence ATGAAGTACATTTTATTTAAGCGACAGGTCCTTACGTTTTTCTTAGCGATGCTGTTCAGCAGTTTGTTTGCACAAAACCAAAACATTATTCGCCCGGGTGAAGTATGGCCGGATAAGGATGGTAATCATATCCAGGCACATGGTGGTGGAATCATCAAAATAAAAAATACGTATTACTGGTATGGAGAAGAGCGCAGGCAGGGACTGGATTCGAATTTCCGCTACGTCAGCTGTTATTCTTCTGCAGATCTCGTTAACTGGAAATTTACAGGCGATGCTTTAAAATTGTCAGAACATGACAGTGCAGGAAAACATTGGGTGCTTGAACGTCCTAAAGTGTATTACAATAAAAAGACGAAGAAGTATGTCATGTATTTTCACCTGGATGGACCGGGCAATGGTGAAAGCGGGCATTCCTATAAAATGGCAAGGGTGGCGATTGCCGTTAGTAATAAACCGGAAGGGCCGTTTAAGTATGTTCGTAGTTTTCGGCCACTGGGCAAAGAGAGCAGGGATATCGGGCAGTTCATCGATGATGACGGATCAGCCTATCTTGTATTTGAAAGCCGGCCAACGAAAGGGTTTTACATCGCACAACTTTCCGAAGATTACCTCGATGTAGAAAAGGAAGTTGCTTTTATACAGGCGCCTCTTGAAGGAGGTGCTATTGTGCATTATGAAGGCCTTTATTATGCAATTGGCTCTGCTTTAACTGGCTGGAACCCTAATCCGAATAAGTTTGCAACTGCAAAATCATTGTCAGGGCCATGGTCTGAATTTAAAGATATTGCGCAGCCGGAAACTAAAACATACGGCTCTCAATCTACCATGATGATTAAAGTGGTTGGAACAAAATCAACAACGGTGATATTTATGGCGGATATCTGGAAACCAAAAACACAATGGGATTCCCGTTATTTATGGATGCCGCTGGAAATTGGAGAAGGTAAACTTTGGCTTCTCAAGCCGAAACAATGGACATTAAATATAAAAACCGGTGAAGCAAATATTATCAGCGTTCAGTAA
- a CDS encoding DUF4982 domain-containing protein — protein MKKMKTLRIVSIIIAICCSTFVFAQSSKENVRVNQLFNFGWKFKAGEMSNAQNLAFDDSEWQLLDLPHDFQMNQPWDKSAGGARGFKAMGTGWYRKVFKADESWKGKTVLLDFEGLMLIGDVWLNGEKVGGTDYGYLGFEADITKLIKYGSENIVAVRASTGAKGNSRWYTGGGLFRDVHLLVKDSISIARHGIYITTPNVSDKNATVNVQVEIEGIRNKSVNVEISTTIISPDGKQMASSKIAAPQRNKLKAVEVPLPAIAVANPQLWSCETPNLYTAIVTLSIDGKIVDQLSEKFGIRTIEFNKEYGFKLNGKKVFLKGIANHHDLGAVGAAAYETSIARMMDQLKAFGFNHIRTSHNPYSEAFLRLADEKGILIVDELYDKWSNKDYWAGRKPWTELWPENLTEWIKRDRNHPSVIMWSFGNELQMREDLAGYQTGDWGVTTYHMMNVLARRYDTTRKTTVAMFPARAGAVGKSDEGFNTNILPPELATVTDVASFNYRWYNYADYLKHAPNMNIYQSEATTNELLAPFFGMNRDRMVGLAYWGAIEYWGESNGWPKKGWNYSFFNHAMEPLPQAYLVKTAFKEEPLVYISVVDSEKENIEWNDITVGHLPLSSHWNRATGSTQKLFTFTNADEVELLVNGKSVGVQKNNTTDVYKRNMIYWPAVPYKAGKLVAIARTNGKEVARHVIETTGKAVALKIETENATWKADGMDLQYVKVYAVDSKGNKVPTATGEITFEVSGAASLIAVDNGDHSSDDLFSGNKKVLYKGFAMAILRSAQTAGTVKLKVTAAGLKQAEQTFILK, from the coding sequence ATGAAAAAAATGAAGACGTTGAGAATTGTGTCAATTATTATTGCTATTTGTTGCAGCACATTTGTTTTTGCACAAAGCAGTAAAGAGAATGTAAGAGTAAACCAGCTTTTTAATTTTGGTTGGAAGTTCAAAGCTGGTGAAATGTCAAATGCACAAAACCTGGCTTTTGATGATAGTGAATGGCAACTGCTGGATTTGCCACATGATTTTCAAATGAATCAACCTTGGGATAAGTCAGCAGGTGGTGCCAGAGGTTTTAAGGCAATGGGTACAGGTTGGTATCGTAAAGTTTTTAAAGCAGATGAGTCATGGAAGGGCAAAACTGTTTTACTGGACTTTGAAGGGTTGATGCTGATAGGTGATGTTTGGCTCAATGGCGAAAAAGTTGGCGGCACCGATTATGGTTATTTGGGTTTTGAAGCTGATATCACAAAGCTTATTAAGTATGGTTCAGAAAATATAGTAGCAGTACGGGCATCTACCGGCGCCAAAGGAAACTCCCGCTGGTACACAGGCGGAGGGCTTTTCCGTGATGTGCATTTGCTTGTAAAAGACAGTATCTCAATTGCACGTCATGGAATATACATTACCACACCCAACGTATCTGACAAAAATGCAACGGTAAATGTACAGGTAGAAATAGAAGGCATCAGGAATAAAAGTGTAAATGTAGAAATAAGCACAACCATCATTTCTCCGGATGGCAAACAAATGGCAAGCTCTAAAATTGCTGCTCCCCAACGTAATAAATTAAAAGCCGTTGAAGTTCCGTTGCCTGCTATTGCAGTGGCTAACCCACAGCTATGGTCATGCGAAACACCAAACCTGTACACCGCAATTGTTACTTTAAGTATAGATGGAAAAATAGTAGATCAGTTGAGTGAAAAATTTGGCATTCGAACGATTGAGTTTAATAAAGAATATGGCTTTAAACTCAACGGCAAAAAAGTTTTTCTAAAAGGCATTGCCAATCATCACGACTTGGGCGCTGTTGGCGCTGCTGCTTATGAAACATCCATTGCAAGAATGATGGATCAGTTGAAAGCCTTTGGATTTAATCATATCCGCACTTCGCACAATCCTTACTCCGAAGCTTTTTTACGTTTGGCCGATGAAAAAGGCATATTAATAGTAGATGAATTGTACGATAAATGGAGCAATAAAGATTATTGGGCAGGGCGAAAACCCTGGACCGAATTGTGGCCTGAAAATCTTACCGAATGGATTAAGAGAGACAGAAACCATCCATCGGTAATTATGTGGAGTTTTGGCAATGAATTACAAATGCGGGAAGATTTGGCTGGTTATCAAACCGGAGATTGGGGAGTAACTACCTATCACATGATGAATGTGCTGGCGAGGCGTTACGACACTACAAGAAAAACAACCGTGGCCATGTTTCCGGCACGGGCAGGCGCTGTCGGCAAAAGCGATGAAGGGTTTAATACGAACATTCTGCCGCCAGAGTTGGCTACTGTTACCGACGTAGCAAGTTTTAATTACCGTTGGTATAACTATGCAGATTATTTGAAACATGCACCCAACATGAACATTTACCAAAGCGAAGCTACTACCAATGAGTTGTTAGCTCCCTTTTTCGGAATGAACAGAGATAGAATGGTGGGCCTTGCTTATTGGGGTGCAATTGAGTATTGGGGTGAGTCCAACGGCTGGCCCAAAAAAGGATGGAACTACTCTTTTTTTAATCATGCAATGGAGCCTTTGCCACAGGCTTACCTTGTAAAAACAGCCTTTAAAGAAGAACCTTTGGTATACATAAGTGTGGTAGACAGTGAAAAAGAAAATATAGAGTGGAACGATATTACAGTAGGTCATTTACCGCTTTCATCACATTGGAACAGAGCAACAGGAAGCACTCAAAAACTGTTCACGTTTACCAATGCTGATGAGGTAGAGTTGCTGGTAAATGGAAAATCTGTTGGTGTACAAAAAAACAATACAACCGATGTGTACAAACGCAATATGATATACTGGCCGGCGGTACCCTACAAAGCCGGAAAATTAGTTGCCATAGCCCGAACCAATGGTAAGGAAGTAGCACGCCATGTAATAGAAACAACGGGAAAAGCTGTTGCATTAAAAATAGAAACGGAGAATGCAACCTGGAAAGCTGACGGCATGGATCTTCAATATGTAAAAGTTTATGCTGTTGACAGCAAAGGAAATAAAGTACCAACTGCAACCGGAGAAATTACTTTTGAAGTGAGTGGCGCAGCCAGCTTAATTGCAGTGGATAATGGCGACCATTCCAGCGATGATTTATTTAGCGGCAATAAAAAAGTATTGTACAAAGGTTTTGCCATGGCCATTTTACGTTCAGCACAAACTGCAGGAACTGTAAAATTGAAAGTTACAGCAGCAGGATTGAAACAGGCAGAACAAACTTTTATACTAAAATAA
- a CDS encoding family 43 glycosylhydrolase, producing the protein MSSVFKSILFFILLTSSISAFTQKKNDAIYSGVPWFDEKRNSVSAHGSNIVKENVKSYLFGERHDDTSNAFAGFNCYSSVDLYNWKFERIALPQQQSGKLGPKRVGERCKVMKCPSTGEYIMYMHADTLGYVDQFVGYATAKNITGPYTFHGPLLFNGKPIKKWDMGTFQDKDGSGYVLLHGGDIYKLNDDYKSISEQINKAFERGFESPAMFHKDSLYYFLGSDLTGWERNDNYYFTATSLKGPWTKRGFFAPQGTLTWNSQTTFVLPIEGTKETTFMFMGDRWSFPKQASAATYVWQPLIVSGYTVSLPEFKEAWKIDQKTGVVSTATVKGKTIEATDNQIIYSGDWKQDTLTVKSSDEKDASFSFTAKGKQIAIYGLARPNGGYAGIIIRNSKGKTVLTSSIDLYSKYPTVLLKFLSPVLKKDTYTVTVTVLGEKWWWKEKSGRLSGSKGTVVSVEKIVVTE; encoded by the coding sequence ATGAGCAGTGTTTTCAAATCAATATTATTTTTTATTCTGCTCACAAGCAGTATTTCTGCGTTTACACAAAAGAAGAATGATGCTATTTACTCCGGCGTTCCCTGGTTTGATGAGAAGAGAAATTCAGTAAGTGCACATGGTTCAAATATTGTAAAGGAGAATGTTAAGTCTTATTTGTTTGGGGAACGTCACGACGATACAAGCAATGCATTTGCTGGTTTCAACTGTTATTCATCTGTTGATTTATACAACTGGAAATTTGAACGCATCGCCTTGCCTCAACAGCAAAGCGGTAAGCTGGGGCCAAAACGTGTTGGTGAACGTTGCAAAGTAATGAAGTGTCCTTCAACAGGTGAATACATCATGTACATGCATGCAGATACATTGGGTTATGTAGATCAGTTTGTGGGCTATGCAACTGCAAAAAATATTACAGGCCCTTATACTTTTCACGGGCCATTGTTATTTAATGGCAAGCCGATAAAGAAATGGGATATGGGTACTTTTCAGGATAAAGACGGCAGTGGTTATGTATTGCTGCATGGTGGTGATATTTATAAGCTGAATGACGATTACAAAAGCATCAGTGAACAAATAAACAAAGCATTTGAACGTGGGTTTGAATCTCCTGCAATGTTTCATAAAGACAGTTTGTATTATTTCTTAGGTTCTGATCTTACAGGTTGGGAGCGAAACGACAATTATTATTTTACCGCAACTTCACTCAAAGGTCCCTGGACAAAAAGAGGATTCTTTGCACCACAAGGCACACTCACCTGGAACTCACAGACAACATTTGTTTTACCCATTGAAGGAACAAAAGAAACAACCTTCATGTTCATGGGCGACCGCTGGTCGTTTCCAAAACAGGCATCTGCTGCAACTTATGTTTGGCAGCCGTTAATTGTTTCAGGTTATACTGTTTCATTACCTGAATTCAAAGAAGCATGGAAGATTGATCAAAAGACAGGTGTTGTTTCTACAGCAACTGTAAAAGGAAAAACAATTGAAGCAACAGATAATCAAATAATTTATTCAGGAGATTGGAAACAGGATACATTAACTGTAAAAAGCTCAGATGAAAAAGATGCTTCATTTTCTTTTACTGCAAAAGGGAAGCAGATTGCTATATATGGACTTGCAAGACCAAATGGCGGCTACGCAGGTATTATCATTCGTAACAGTAAAGGCAAAACAGTTCTTACTTCATCAATCGATCTGTATTCAAAATATCCAACAGTATTGTTGAAGTTTTTAAGTCCTGTGTTGAAGAAAGACACTTACACAGTTACTGTTACAGTATTAGGTGAAAAATGGTGGTGGAAAGAAAAGTCGGGAAGGCTTTCAGGGAGTAAAGGGACTGTTGTTTCAGTTGAGAAAATAGTTGTTACGGAATAG
- the mgrA gene encoding L-glyceraldehyde 3-phosphate reductase, translating to MAYSANEQRYQQMQYRRCGKSGIQLSALSLGLWHNFGDVDDEAVYRKTLHTAFDCGITHFDLANNYGPSPGSAEINFGKILKEDFAAYRDELIISTKAGYYMWPGPYGEWGSKKNLVASLNQSLKRMQLDYVDIFYHHRPDPNTPLEETMAALDLIVRQGKALYVGISNYKSAEAAKAFEILKQLGTPCLIQQPKYSMFERWVEKDGLLNVLEANGVGCIPFSPLAQGLLTNKYLKGIPEGSRATKGVFLKQEQITEEVLTKVRALNAIATERNQSLAQMALAWLLKDERVTSVLIGASSSAQLLDSVDCLKNLEFTAEELTKIETILNG from the coding sequence ATGGCATACTCAGCAAACGAACAACGTTATCAGCAAATGCAATACCGCCGCTGCGGAAAAAGTGGTATTCAGTTATCTGCACTTTCATTAGGTTTATGGCACAACTTCGGCGATGTGGATGATGAAGCAGTATATCGTAAAACCTTACACACAGCATTTGATTGCGGCATTACACATTTTGATCTTGCTAATAATTATGGCCCGTCGCCCGGCAGTGCTGAAATCAATTTCGGAAAAATTTTAAAAGAAGATTTTGCTGCTTACCGTGATGAATTGATCATCTCTACCAAAGCAGGTTATTATATGTGGCCCGGGCCTTATGGCGAATGGGGAAGTAAGAAAAACCTGGTTGCAAGTTTGAACCAGAGTTTAAAACGTATGCAGCTGGATTATGTTGATATATTTTATCATCATCGTCCCGACCCAAATACACCGTTGGAAGAAACGATGGCAGCATTAGATTTAATTGTTCGCCAGGGAAAAGCATTATATGTTGGAATCTCAAATTATAAAAGTGCAGAAGCAGCAAAAGCATTTGAAATATTAAAACAATTGGGCACGCCCTGTTTAATTCAACAACCCAAATATTCCATGTTTGAAAGATGGGTGGAGAAAGATGGATTGTTGAATGTACTTGAAGCAAACGGGGTTGGTTGTATTCCTTTTTCTCCATTGGCCCAGGGCCTGTTAACGAATAAATATCTCAAAGGTATTCCTGAAGGTTCAAGAGCAACAAAAGGAGTGTTCCTGAAACAGGAACAGATCACCGAAGAAGTGTTGACGAAAGTAAGAGCGCTGAACGCAATTGCAACAGAACGCAATCAGTCATTGGCGCAAATGGCATTGGCCTGGTTATTAAAAGATGAACGTGTAACTTCTGTATTGATCGGTGCCAGCAGTTCAGCTCAGTTGCTTGATTCAGTTGACTGTTTAAAAAACCTGGAGTTTACAGCAGAAGAATTAACGAAGATTGAAACAATTTTAAACGGGTAA
- a CDS encoding right-handed parallel beta-helix repeat-containing protein: protein MKKLLLFLCFVTVVLRAASQNYVITDHGVSADSTKLNTVAIQNVIDKAEANGGGTIVIPKGVYLTGALFFKPKTKLLLQEGAKLKGSDNIDNYPLIPSRMEGRSIYYYAALINVYHVDSFKITGTGTIDGNGLRYWEYFWFYRDSVKKVGRSATNLEVHRPRLLFIWGCNNVTIQNVKLHNSGFWTTHLYQCTNVLIENCDIRSPFKPVKAPSTDGIDIDVCKKVTIRKCYISVNDDAVCIKGGKGPDAHLRGENGIVEDILIEDCVFGESHGTLTFGSESIHARNITMRNCKMEHNTSILRLKMRPDTYQVYENVRIENITGKCGTIISMAPWTQFYDMGGSKEKPFAIVRNISFSNINVECKTIGTMEGNPADTVSNILFSNIKATAEAATLKTNYTGIKFEKVTVNGLPFDLTKKTDAK from the coding sequence ATGAAAAAACTATTGTTGTTTCTATGTTTCGTTACTGTTGTTTTAAGAGCAGCATCGCAGAACTATGTTATCACTGATCATGGAGTGAGTGCAGACAGTACAAAGCTCAACACCGTTGCCATTCAAAACGTAATTGACAAAGCCGAAGCAAATGGCGGCGGCACAATTGTTATTCCCAAAGGCGTTTATCTCACCGGTGCATTGTTCTTCAAACCAAAAACAAAATTATTGTTGCAGGAAGGTGCAAAGCTGAAAGGTTCGGATAATATTGATAATTATCCATTGATCCCTTCACGCATGGAAGGCAGAAGCATCTATTATTACGCAGCACTCATCAATGTCTACCATGTAGATAGTTTCAAAATAACAGGAACGGGTACGATTGATGGTAACGGACTTCGTTACTGGGAATATTTTTGGTTTTACCGTGACTCAGTAAAAAAAGTTGGTCGTTCTGCCACCAATCTCGAAGTACATCGTCCACGTTTGCTGTTTATCTGGGGTTGTAACAACGTAACCATTCAAAACGTAAAGCTGCATAACTCCGGTTTCTGGACAACACATTTATATCAGTGTACGAATGTGCTGATTGAAAACTGTGATATCCGTTCGCCGTTTAAACCGGTAAAGGCTCCAAGTACTGATGGTATTGATATTGATGTTTGTAAAAAAGTAACGATCCGGAAATGTTATATCTCTGTGAATGATGATGCTGTTTGCATTAAAGGAGGCAAGGGCCCTGATGCACATTTGCGGGGAGAGAATGGTATAGTGGAAGATATCTTAATTGAAGACTGTGTGTTTGGCGAATCGCATGGTACCTTAACATTTGGCAGCGAAAGTATACATGCCCGTAACATTACCATGCGTAATTGTAAGATGGAACACAACACATCGATCCTGCGTTTGAAAATGCGACCTGATACCTACCAGGTTTATGAAAACGTACGCATTGAAAATATCACCGGTAAATGCGGAACCATTATCAGCATGGCACCATGGACACAGTTTTATGATATGGGTGGCAGTAAAGAAAAACCATTTGCAATCGTTCGCAACATCAGCTTCTCCAATATCAATGTGGAATGCAAAACGATTGGCACAATGGAAGGTAACCCGGCTGATACTGTTTCCAATATTCTGTTCAGCAATATAAAGGCAACTGCAGAAGCTGCTACGCTAAAAACAAACTATACCGGGATAAAATTCGAAAAAGTAACAGTGAACGGTTTGCCGTTTGATCTCACTAAAAAGACAGATGCAAAGTAA
- a CDS encoding alpha-L-rhamnosidase: MKKVFITAAFFLCFLCNKGFTQYPPAFSKEIIAGASVDPMKRVLLSPQRIVWKSNDSLVQRSEVLLQKGTGQAFFGSQPVCRLTNKGNDTASIILDFGKEIMGGLQITTSQSNRVTRKIRIRFGESVSETFSTVTGDGTSGKDGGATNHHAMRDFELTLPGYGTTEVGNSGFRFVRIDLLDKDAFVVLKEVRAIAVFRDIPYLGSFKCNDDRLNKIWETGAYTVHLNMQEYLYDGIKRDRMVWAGDMHPELMVINTVFGYQEVLPKSLDFLRDNTALPKFMNGIPSYSLWWIIMQHDWYQYHGKLSYLQEQKSYLLPLLELFAKYVDEKGSEQLQNIGFRFLNWPSSRNKEAVHAGLQGMMVIAFEKGAALCKVLGEETKAKEYLGIAAKMRKYAPDPAGSKEAASLLTLAGITDAVKTNKDVIAVGGAENFSAFFGYYMLQAQAKAGDYKGALNNIRSFWGGMLDMGATTFWEEFDLKEAEGSAPIDDVVPSGKKDYHWSTGDYCYIGVRRSLCHGWSAGPTAWLSEHVLGIQVLEPGCKKIKISPQLGDLHFAEGTFPTPMGVLYVKHTKAADGKVSSVIKAPRGVVIVK; the protein is encoded by the coding sequence ATGAAAAAGGTATTTATTACGGCCGCATTTTTCCTTTGCTTTCTTTGCAACAAAGGATTTACACAATATCCGCCAGCCTTTTCAAAAGAAATAATTGCAGGTGCATCTGTTGATCCTATGAAACGTGTCCTGCTTTCGCCGCAAAGAATTGTGTGGAAGTCAAATGATTCGTTAGTACAAAGATCAGAAGTGCTGTTGCAGAAAGGAACTGGCCAGGCTTTTTTTGGTTCACAACCTGTTTGCAGGCTTACCAATAAAGGAAATGATACAGCCAGTATAATACTCGATTTTGGTAAAGAGATCATGGGTGGTTTGCAAATCACCACTTCACAAAGTAACCGTGTTACCCGTAAGATCCGTATCCGGTTTGGCGAATCTGTAAGTGAAACCTTCAGCACTGTTACCGGTGATGGTACAAGTGGTAAGGATGGCGGTGCCACCAACCATCATGCTATGCGTGATTTTGAATTGACGTTACCAGGTTATGGTACTACTGAAGTGGGCAACAGTGGTTTTCGTTTTGTTCGTATTGATCTGCTTGATAAAGATGCATTTGTAGTATTAAAGGAAGTAAGGGCCATTGCTGTATTTCGTGATATACCTTACCTCGGTTCTTTTAAATGCAATGATGATCGTCTTAATAAAATATGGGAAACAGGAGCCTATACGGTTCATCTGAATATGCAGGAATATTTGTACGATGGTATTAAACGTGATCGTATGGTATGGGCAGGCGATATGCATCCTGAATTAATGGTCATCAACACCGTATTTGGCTACCAGGAAGTGTTGCCCAAAAGCCTGGACTTTTTGCGTGACAACACAGCACTTCCAAAATTCATGAATGGTATTCCATCCTATTCTTTATGGTGGATCATTATGCAGCACGACTGGTACCAATATCATGGTAAACTGAGTTACCTCCAGGAACAAAAAAGCTACCTGCTTCCGCTACTGGAATTGTTTGCAAAATATGTAGATGAAAAAGGATCTGAGCAGTTGCAAAATATCGGCTTCCGTTTTCTCAACTGGCCATCATCCCGTAACAAGGAAGCAGTGCATGCAGGTTTGCAGGGTATGATGGTAATCGCATTTGAAAAAGGAGCAGCATTGTGTAAAGTACTGGGCGAAGAGACAAAGGCAAAAGAATACCTGGGCATTGCAGCTAAGATGCGCAAGTATGCTCCTGACCCTGCCGGTTCAAAAGAAGCGGCTTCGTTGCTTACATTGGCTGGTATAACAGATGCGGTAAAGACAAACAAAGATGTTATAGCAGTGGGAGGCGCTGAAAATTTTTCAGCATTTTTTGGATATTATATGTTGCAGGCACAGGCTAAGGCAGGTGATTACAAAGGGGCATTAAATAATATACGCAGCTTCTGGGGCGGTATGCTTGATATGGGTGCAACTACATTTTGGGAAGAGTTTGATCTGAAAGAAGCAGAAGGCTCAGCGCCGATAGATGATGTTGTTCCTTCTGGAAAAAAAGATTATCACTGGAGTACCGGCGATTATTGTTACATCGGTGTAAGAAGAAGCCTGTGTCATGGTTGGTCAGCAGGCCCAACAGCATGGTTGTCGGAACATGTATTGGGCATACAGGTACTTGAACCCGGTTGCAAAAAGATAAAGATATCACCACAGCTTGGCGATCTGCATTTCGCTGAAGGCACTTTTCCCACTCCTATGGGTGTACTTTATGTAAAACATACAAAAGCAGCTGATGGAAAAGTAAGCAGCGTAATTAAAGCACCCAGGGGAGTGGTGATAGTGAAGTAA
- a CDS encoding family 43 glycosylhydrolase — translation MKKTAIILILSILVNAAVAQKSAVPKPLFDDPVYHGAADPVIIYNKQVKKWWMLYTNRRASIQDSTVQWVHGTRIGIAESKDGINWKYVDTANINYRPDAGYTHWAPDVIEHKGTYHMYLTYVPGTFKDWNHPRVIVHLTSKDLKNWNYHSTLKLSNEKVIDASVYKINDTTFRMWYNNEKDGKSIYYADSKDLYNWVDKGKAIAARGEGPKTFFWQGKYFMIVDAWKGMEVYSSDDLLTWKKQPKRILEEPGKGKDDQAIGGHCDVVVSNGRAFVYYFTHPGRSKANPAARGSFDDKRSVIQVAELKYINARPDDPVGRGEIVCDRDEPLIFKL, via the coding sequence ATGAAGAAAACAGCAATCATACTTATTCTTTCAATTTTAGTGAATGCAGCTGTTGCACAGAAGTCTGCTGTGCCAAAGCCATTATTCGACGATCCTGTTTATCATGGTGCAGCAGATCCTGTAATCATTTATAACAAACAGGTAAAGAAATGGTGGATGTTGTACACCAACCGCAGAGCATCAATACAGGATTCAACTGTACAGTGGGTGCATGGAACAAGAATCGGTATTGCAGAAAGTAAAGACGGCATCAACTGGAAGTACGTTGATACAGCCAATATTAATTATCGCCCTGATGCTGGCTACACACATTGGGCGCCTGATGTGATTGAGCACAAGGGAACCTACCACATGTATCTCACTTACGTACCCGGAACATTCAAAGACTGGAATCATCCAAGAGTTATTGTGCATTTGACGAGTAAAGATTTAAAGAACTGGAACTATCATTCCACACTAAAACTTAGTAACGAGAAGGTAATTGATGCATCTGTGTATAAGATCAACGATACTACTTTCCGCATGTGGTACAATAATGAAAAAGATGGCAAGAGTATTTATTATGCCGACAGCAAAGACTTATACAACTGGGTAGATAAAGGAAAAGCCATTGCAGCAAGAGGTGAAGGGCCGAAAACATTTTTCTGGCAGGGAAAATATTTTATGATCGTTGATGCATGGAAAGGAATGGAAGTGTATTCTTCTGATGATTTGTTGACATGGAAGAAACAACCCAAACGAATATTGGAAGAACCGGGCAAAGGAAAAGACGACCAGGCAATTGGCGGACACTGTGATGTAGTAGTAAGTAATGGTCGTGCTTTTGTGTATTACTTTACCCATCCCGGAAGAAGTAAAGCAAATCCTGCAGCAAGAGGTTCCTTCGATGATAAACGAAGTGTGATACAGGTAGCAGAATTAAAATATATAAACGCCCGCCCGGATGACCCGGTCGGACGGGGAGAAATTGTTTGTGACAGGGATGAGCCTCTCATTTTTAAATTATAA